ATATTTAGAAGCAGAATTGGATAACAGGGAAGTTCCAAGTCCAACTAAACCCCCAAAACTGCAGCCTAGAAGTGGAGCCCTCATTTGTCGGTAATGCGAGGGCAAACCAATCCATTGTATCACACACAAGTCAGCTATCTACCAAACACAAACCAACTCATTTCACACACCCAAGTGAAGatgataaaccaaaaaaaaaataatgataaaaaagaagaagcatatTAGCTAGTACATAGACGAATCATCAATAAATGTAACATAAGTCTTCTCGGAATCCAAACACTTCTTTATTGGTTTTAGTTTGGTAGAACCAAGAGAAGGGACTTTCCTTGAGATTTTCTTTTCATCCTCttatcatataattataataataataataataatagtaataataataatcattttccaaaTCTATGGCCTTTCCATTATCTCTAGATGACGTTAAAATATAGTAACAATgtgatatataataatattccgaaccaaattaaaaaaaaaaaaggaaaaaaagcgAGCCGAGTTAACGCCAAGCAGATGCGACCGTGAGTGTTCTTCCCATCCAACCAAAGCAAATCCCTCCGTTCTCTTCTTTTACAGTCAGTCCCGAGTTGACTCGGTTGTTGGCCGTGGTGAGTCGCGATTTTATTGACTCGGCCATGCTTTGACTCAGTGGTTTTAACTCGAACCCCGCCATGCTCATACGCGCGCGCCATTTTCCAAACACTTCACACCGTTCCACGCGATCTCTTCCTTCGCACGCCACCGAGTTATGCAATTTTCGACTCAGTCCCTCCTCGAGTCTGACTCGGTCTaggttgttattgttattttctCTCCCTGCAGTGGTGGCCTCAATGGACTCCAACAACGCGCTGTAATACGACAGCGTCTCCGCCACGCGCGCCAAAAACGGCGCCGTGTTTGCGTTTATCTCCTGCTCCACAATTGTCACCACGCGCGGCGCCAGACGCTTCACGCGCCGCAGGAGCTCGTCCCGAGGATTCTCCGTGGAGACGCTCTCGTCGGGAATCTTGTTCAGGTTGAACGCGAAGTTCACCATGAGAACCTCGTCCACTTCGCATCCCAGCGACTCGCGAGTCAACTCGGTGATTTTCTGAGTCGCGACGATCTTGAACTCGAACCTGATCCTCAGCTTCTCTGCGAGTAGACTCAGCATGTCTCCCACGGCGCGCACTCTCTCCTCGCCGCCGTTCTCCGCCACAGCCGCGATCTTCACCACCGCGTTCTGGTCACGCGCCGAGAGCGCGTTGAGGAGGTGCAAATACTGCTTTCCCTTTCCAATCTCAAAATCCACCACGCAGAACCTGTTATTCTCCGTTTTCTCCTCAAATGCGGCTTCCAGAATCGCGTAATTCGCCGCCATGAACCCTACCTTGAAGCACACTGAGTTATCCAAAAGCAGCTGAGACGACTCGGCGTGCTCCTTTCTGAAAAGCTCCGCCACCGGCGGAGGATGCTCCCCCGGATTCATCCTCGATTTCAACGCCGAAACCATGCAATCCGTTAACCTATCACTCCGGTTCACACCGTTCAACCGGTTGAGGATCTCCGCTGCAACATCATGTTTTCCTTCAACAATTGCAGATGCGGCTTCCATGAGAGTTTGCTTGGAGCATCCGGAAGCAGGCGAAGCCACGGAGGAAGAAGATGACGTGGATGACGTCGTCGACGAAGTCGGCGACGTGGTCGTCAAAACCGGTTTCTGAACCGGACCGGGACTGATTAAATTCTGATAAGTCTCGGACCACTCGCTCGTGGTTATCACAGACGCAGCatctgcttctccttcttcgtCGTTATCTTCCAGAAGCTGCTTCTCCAATTCAAGAAGCCTGTGGTCCATGATCTTCTTTTCCGGTTCAGATGACTGAACCTGAACCGGAACAGAAACAGGAGGAGAAACACGAACCCGGTTCTGGTTTGGTGGAAAACCCAAATTCGAGTTCCGGTAGCCAAAATTTGGGCCTGTCATGGGCACGGGCCCGTTGTTGGGGAGATTAATGGGCTGAGGGCGGAGCTGGTGAAGTAACGGAACACCAAAACGCTGCGTTTGGTTGGCATAAAGGTTTTGGCTTTGCAATTCAGGAACGGGAAAGTCCATATGGTTATGGGAGAAAGTGGTTCGGGGCTTAACGGTACGAAGCAGGAGGTTGGAGAGGACGTGGTTTGGGTTGTTGTTGGTTTGGTTGTAGGCTTGGAATTCGGTTAGGGTACGTTTACCGATTAGGGTTGGTGTTTGCCGTTGGGCGATCTGCGAGGAAGGATCTAGAAACATTGCGGGGAggttctgttgttgttgttgttgttgttgttgttgggttCGGTAGAGAGGGTGGAGGTTGTTGTTGGTGGCGGAGGCGGCGGCGTTGGGGTTGTTCATGCTGGTCGCCGGAATGGATCTGCCGCCGAAACCACCTACCCCGGCGAAAAACTCCGACGCACCACCGCCGCCAGGGAACCCCGACGAGGACATTCTAGGATTCGGCGAAGGAAGAAATAAGGAGcaagcaaagaagaagaaaaaacagttAAAAGGTTGTGTTTTTGTAGAAACGcatcagagaaaaaaaagaaagaaagaaagagagaaagagagagagagagagagagagagagagagagtgtttTGTTTTGGTTATGCGATGTGGTGGTTCTTATGGGGTTGAAATGATTCCTATGAATATAACGGGGAATGGCATGGCAaagggttttttttattataattattattataataatagtcCTACTTTTGGGGGTTTAAAATACGAGTGTGGAATGTTTCGCATCAGAGTCTGTACGCATTGAGATCGGGCCGTTGATTTGGTTTGAATTCCGAGATTCAGCAAGAATGGACGGTTATTAGAGAGAGGGTGTGTGTGGTgttgttattataattaataacgaACTTGAATTGTTGGCAATCCACGGCGCGTGAGACTAGCGAACACGCTACCTATGGGGCGCGTGTGAGAACGGATAAAGTGCGGATTTGGAATTGTGgcgttattgttgttgttgtgaaacTTCTAAAAAATCAATGTAAATTGAAACATCTGATAAAGCgttagttgtgttttttaagATGGAGATTGCGTTAATCAatcactcttttttattttttaattttttatattcgaTATTTGTTTTGTAGCTGAAGTTGAAAATACCAACGCCATTAAACTTGTTGAGGTATGATAATTATTTACCTAAAAGATTTATTGATAATGTTTCACACAAATCTCCTAATATACAATATGAATGTCTAGGCGAAATCTCGTAGCGATACAAGGGGATCAGACAAAAATAAACAACCCAAGAATAAAGATAatcaataatattcttttttccaAAGTTGAAGAACAAAATTCCTAACATTCTAAATGATATTATGTTAGTCATCAAAATTGTACATGATCATCGttttaactaaaaatttgaATGAGTCAGATGAGCATTAAACCAATATAAAGAAAGCCTgacataaaaacatataaaattataaataatttataatattctttaactaaatcttttaaaaaaatattttgaaatacatATTAAAATCACAACAATTTGTAAGTGCCGTTGGATTTATACATTATTTGATTTGGTTTTGCTTTGAAACGTGATATTAGATATTGCTTTAACATAGATgatgtttttaatattgttattgtaaAAGTTcgtaataacttttaattaatttatgaattgtaaatattgcaaaaataaaataaattatgaatctATTGAATTAAATCttgtgtaaataaaataatcggTATGAATGCATGTATTATAAACTTTATACGTTTATTACACTCGTTagtttaagaattttattatttttgttttaattttaaaaaataatttaatctttttaatttaaaaataaataaatcatctcttttatcattttttatttccaatcatatctctttattattttctattttaaaaaagtcaTCCGTTAACATATTATTGTTGCTAGCTTTATTGTTGTTagcattgttattattattatcattataatataaaataagtttgggggttaagaaagagaaaaatattacagATTTGATTCTTCAtgccaacaaaaataaataattaacatttttcaatttaaaaaatatcattgttaCTACCATTATCaccatcatcattgttgcatatatatatatatatatatatatatatatatatatatatatatatatatatatatatatatatatcatcattgttgcatatatataagtttgacataatatttacatttctaacataaataatgaattaatatttgttgataaaaaaaatcatcattaatGTAGATACCACCACTATTATCATCGATTctaccatcatcatcattagaACCTTTATTCTCACGTCATTATTGtctatcatcattattattgtcAACTTCATCATTACTATTGTCACCGAGGGAAGGATACAACAATAATTAGAGAGAGAATGAAAATAGTTGTGACAAAggatattagttttttttaagaaaaaaaataataggtaAATATAATTGAAGTAGAAGAGATGTTGgtgatgaaattttttttaattgtatcgAACACAACAATAATAGTGATGGTGGAGGGGAGATAACAATAATGAAGACGGTAATAATAACAAaagatttaaatgaaaataaaatagaagacaatagaaaaaatgatgaaatgagatttttttaaaattaaaaagatcaaattaaaattaacacaaaaataataaaatttctaaactTATGAGTGTAATAAAACTCATGTGCATGTTGCATGCACATGTTAACTAATCCCATAATAGtaagttaaataatttatctttttcctttGAATGACATTAATTTActctaaactaaaaaaaacattaatttactcccattgttttttttttattttcctccaCTTCAATTTTTCTACCTTTAAAtgtttagaattaattttatttgaggtGAACAGAGTTGTctcttgtaaaaaataaaagtggtctcttaataaaaatatataagatgtgaaaaattataggaaaatggaaaaagaaaaaagataataaaaatagttattgttatactaaaataataaattaatattttgattatttaattgaaactattaatgaaaattaacatGAGCAAAATTACACGTGATAGCGAAATCCTTACATTAAAACTAGTTTAATTGCCCAAATATAAAATGCAataatttgttgattttgtaataaaactccaattaaatgtatattaataaaaatagttttataatctAAATGGATTTTTACTACTTTAATAGCACtttaatatatattcatattcatatatagttatatacaaaaatgtttttttatcaatgctAGTTATcataatgtttgttttttttttggaacaatCATAATGATTTTTACTGTAACCTTTTACACAGATCAATTTTACAAAAGTAAGTTTATGTGAAATCAACTTTTCAAACTCCACCTAGTTCGAAATATGGACTAGAATTAACACTGTATTGATCCTATTTACTTTTGGCATGTTTTGTCATTTTCTCACCCCCAAAGTCAACTAAATTGCCTTTCCGAGACaaatttaatgaaagaaaaattccaTACCTTTCACAATACATCGTTTGCATCCATCTTTAACCaaataaaatgattatatttagtgaatagattaattaaatttttatttaataaaaatttattatatgggaatttatattataaatttgagtACGAAACTTATTAGAATAATAggttaaaaagtttattttgataaattaaaaaaatattaaaatatgttaaaactaACTTATAgaattataaattgttttataagtttaaaaatCAACTCCTCGTAaacttttaaattcttttaggGTGAATTTAGGATATTCTCTGACGGGAAGTCTATGAATAATGCTTCAAGGTATTTAGATCGATTTGAGGGATTAACTTCTTTTAAtgctattaaatattttgatttaagttttttttttctttttaagaggtgaaatagaataatttagttataaaataaatcagtTGAAGAGTAATGATCATATCCATAGTTATTACTTTTACGCAATTTGACccgatattttatttttgtccttgttgatccgatttaatattaaaagtatattagttttttttcttccaataatcaaataattttttctgtatattttttataataagcataaattcaaatctCTTATCATATACTTAAGATTCAATGTTATTTCTTATTCATATCACACCATCTTAGTATAATCTCTTTAACTCTTAGAGCAAAAGTTTAAATTAACTTccctttaaaaatgaaaaacaaacataacttTCTTCATGTTCATCCGGTGATTTTAAAACATATAGTAAGTACCAACAATACAATCAATTACTAATCTTATTTTAATAACACggtaaaaaaatcttattttgattgcatttattataattaaaaaaacttctaccatttttacttaaaattgaatcaagtaaaaagatataaattattaaccACGTAAGTAGTAGCttgaaaatagttattttacataaaaaatgagaaaaaaattaaccttaaaaacatatattgtgTATTTGAGCTTATGTTAATAAGACTTAGAACTACATCCATTCTATATACGGACATAAAGCTACAAGAAATTGCTTCCACTACACTTGAGAATATGGTAAGAAAAAACCACATGGATCCAAACATGTTACTTTGTGGATGGATTGTCATTTGAAAGTCTCTAAATGAAAGCTTGCATATTTCAAGACAATCAACAGAAAAATAACTCCCTTGTATCATTGAAGCTAATGTAAGTTAAcatgatataaatttattacCTTCATgattatttagttaaaaaacCTATTTTGTAATAAGCCTTCTAAATAAAGCATGTACCTAATTGGTTGATTATCGACCGATTTTCTATTGTGATTTAAGACTTTTTCTATTACACACTCAAAATTAAGATATTATGTACCTTATTGATTGATTGTCTCTCTACTGTGACTTAAACCTCTTCATGCTACACACTTGAGGATGAGGATTTGTGTACCTTATCGATTGATTGTCGAATGTTTTCTGTATCAAATCATCCAATCATATGTGGATCAAGCCCTTATGCATCCATAGTAATTGATCGACGATAGGCATAATTGTTACGGACACTCAGAAATCTCAAGATGTCAATGATGGTTATTGATGGAGCAATTaatctcaaaattatcattGCAAAATTAAGTGGAATGAGTAAAAAAAGATCAACAATGACTTGGAGAAAGCAAATTACATTTGTCTCACTTGAATACTTATGAGTTAGGTCTTGTAAACCCTAGGTAAGACTTGGTTACATGAATAAAACATAAACTTATCACTCAATAAGCTATATGTCTGACTCTTTGTGTTGGCCAACatgcttaaattttaaaaaaataaacaagactAAATAACATGTTTGGtcctttatgttttaatttttgttcagtttaatcctttatattttaaaagctactgttttattttgtttttaaaatgagttaaaatgatctttttgaaacaagagtatttttttattaattttgggacgtgattttgaacttttttgtttttactaattcaagatgcaaaaattatttcattaaatttacttaaataaaaaaatatataaaccaaCTAatgtttgaatgaaaaaaatataaactataaagatTGAATAAAAAGCTAATCCAATCAACAATgaaaaagtgatttttaaaaaaaaaattcatgaaactcagttttttacttaatttaaccATGTTCAgccctttttttatttgtatattagtTGGGTTTCATGTAAAAAGGTTATTCATAAatgtaaaaatcataaaaaaaaatatttcataaaaatataaaaactatttaCCAGGtcattttttgacttttttttttaatccatgcAACTAACCCACAAGACAAAACAAATCATCTTAAATTACGCACAAACTTCTGcagatttaaaaaacataaaacggTATACAGTTAACGCCGTTTTTCNNNNNNNNNNNNNNNNNNNNNNNNNNNNNNNNNNNNNNNNNNNNNNNNNNNNNNNNNNNNNNNNNNNNNNNNNNNNNNNNNNNNNNNNNNNNNNNNNNNNGCAGGACCAAATAGGATAAAAGCCTGAAAGAGTTTAGAGGCGAGTCAGTGTCCAGGAGCGCGTGAAGGCGCGTGAAAGAGGGTTTTTATGATGTCTTGTACTCTGGGAATGAAATCAATGGATCTTTATTCAGAAGACAAGTGATGCAGCTGACGGGACAGTTACTCAAGCAACTCCAAACCCCAAATGTATTTTTTCTCAACAAATATATCTTCTCCTTCATGCTTCTAATTTCTTTTACTCAAATCAATACATATTAATCAACACATCATTAATTTGAGTGATGATAAATTTTGTCTCTTAAGTAAATTAAGTTTTAGATCCAAATTTTTCGaattaataaacatatgttTGGAAATGGAGAACTCCATAAAAAGTAAACAGTTTAGTTTTCgaggaattttaattattgaaaaaaataaatattttatatcaataatatattaaaaaaatattagtagctAAATTTAGTGGAATGTTATTTGTATAAGAAATTATACAACAAGGTGTATgattaaaagagataaagagagaaaatggaGAGGAATGATTATATTTGAAACAAAAGTAATGTGAAATACATtgctaaattaaatttaaaggtTAAATAGTAAAATTGGAAGTAAAATATGTATTCTTGATCTACCACTATGAACGTGTTTAATTAAACCTTCTCCTAATCTCCTTGAAAACTGCAATTGAACTGGTTGGGTATGCAAAGGATTCACATTCAcatcaagaaataaaagaccCTCCATGGAGAAAAACTTATGAtacacattaattaatattataaaacaaaaatttcctTATCAAAAATCCAGAAACACGTGTGTACACGTGGCCCAATCAAATCGCGCGGCCAGGGAAGTTGGGTTTGGTTGCGTGTCGCCGTAAGATATCCCAAACTCGTACACCGGATTCCAAATTCTAGCAGCTGGTTTGGAGCGACCGACTAACCCCGGTGGATTGCAGAGGTTACCGACACGAGGCGGTTGCCACAAAGGAACCTAGAGATTGATGCCTTCGTAGGCTATCCCTGGCCACAAACATGGTTCAGATCTGGTGTACGCTTGACACATGCCCAATAAACAAAATGCATGAACGAAAGAAAaacccaagaaaaaaaattgcgtattattttctctttctcttgcgTCAAATGCAAGAAATTTAGGATTCTGTTATTGTGCTGTGACgtaaatgcataaaaaatctGAGATGACATAAATGCTATTGTGGGAGCATTAtaagtgtataaaaaatatatttaagttaatatTATATAGACTGTATGAACatcagaaataaaaataaaataatattgtatgaaagcaataaataatttaaaataataaatgctaaaaaggaagcaaaatgaaaaatatgcaTGAAGTTGTTGCAGGTATGGATGCGAGAACTATAACAGTTGCTAAATTGCATCAAATGTATATGATTTATTACTTACATTCAGTATGTATGAAGTTGGCAATTTCAAAGCAGGGGCACAAGTTGGATTGTGTTTGTCCAACAACAGTGAATTAGTGACCGCAAAATGTGATATGTCTGCAAATTGTAGCAGACTGTAGAGTACTACCCACTAGTGAATCATTATTTTTCTAGAGCCTTAAATAACTATTTGatccttttaaaataaactgtttttatgttttattttagtcctgTAAAAAATAATCCTTTAAAGATATAAAATCTGAATTAAGGTGTCTACCATAATTGAAATTGCACTTTCATTCATGTCATCACATTTTCACTTTAACACGTTAGTCCAAAATATGCTTATCATATTGATCACTATACATTTCCTCCTTTTTGTTTGATGTAAAATTTGGTATCAAATTATCAATACTGGTGGTGGTAGAACATATAAGACGTCGACGGTTCAATTTCTACAGTTTGTACACCTAAGCAGGTGGCACATTGATTAAATCCCCATAAGTCATAAGTCATTTAACTGaaactgaattttattttcttaaataaaatcttagatTTTAgtctcatatataaaaaataattaaaaataaaattattaataaaattaatgaatatacttcacattaatattataatgatacaaaaatattaattattaatcactcaaatttatgaatattaaacCGTTGTATTTCATTTGTATGatgaataatatgaaaaaataatattataataattattttctttaatggtATTAATGATTCTATAAATCAAAATGTATGGTGATTATATACATAATCGAATTGATGCCGTTACGGTCAACAATTGATGAAGGGATTAATTTGGTTTAATAGAGACATTATaagaaatcaaaatgaaaattttaaacttaagGAATCAAACTACCTAAATTGTATATAAGAGATTAAACTTCTATTTTAACctttagtttattttagttttggcttaaatatgttttaatccCTTAAATTTAGGAATCTATCTTTTTAGTTtctcatattaaaatttatttttcttaattcttcaaaattacaaaatgtttttttgtctCTCCTGCGATCAAGATTGCCACAAGTTAAGAGGaactaacaaaatattttataaatttgaggGATGTTTgtcacatgaatgtttgtaatgtaaaccaaaaataacattattagtggaaaaccaaaattaacattattaacattttattttgatgaaggtccaatttaatcttataaaaacaCTTTAAGATATTAAAAGGGAACATTTTAAACTTATGATCAacttaaatcaaaatatttatatggatcaaaaaattatgtttcgactataaaaaatattttaagtaaattaCAATAATCTCTTTTGAAGTTTGCATTATTTACACatgtattttcttcttttaaaatcaTTACTTTGACATTTCTCTTGTAACTGTGTTAAACTAATATTtggaaattaaaagatatatatattaaattttaattcatttttaggaAATCCCGAAATTGTCCCTAAGTTTTAAGTGATCCAAACAGAGAGAGTCCTTTATCTCATGCTACTATGTTAGGTTGTCTTCTTTGCACAACCAATGGTGGAATCATGAGTCTATACTCCTTGTTCTTGGTCCTCTTTGTGCTACTTGTTCACCAACGTTGCCGCACATTTATATTCTGCATTCTTATTGGCCTTTGTGGTGGTGCAAAGCACAATCATGTTAGTTGTGCGTTTGTCCTCTGCATTCACGTTGGCCTCTATGGTGGTTCTAGGCGCGTTCAAGTTTGCTTCACTTTTCTCCTCTGCCTTTTGTTCTCCTCTAAGGTGGTGCTAGGTGTGTTTCTCCTTCACGCTTGTGGTGCTAGGTGTGTTCTCCTCCGTGGTAGTGATAGGAAAACCTTTCTCCCTCGTCTCTAAACCATTTTAATGTTCTTCTCCATGCTCATAATGATGTTTCGTTTGTGATTGTGGATGCTAGGATTGTAGTCGCTTGTTTGACTGATCCTTCATCCTTTGAAGCCTTTTGCGGTACCATTGTCGTTGCTTGCGAAGGTATTTGGGTACAATTAAATTTTGTCCAAACATTTGATCCATTTAATTGCTTGTTTTGTGTTTCTTGCCAAATGTATTAGGTTTTACTATAGGTTTCtccctttttataaaaagggtCAAATGTATGGAGTTTCTATAAGGGACcagtgtgtgtgtggggggggggggggagagagACAAAATTAATGATTGTGGGGGATTATTGATGTTTATAAACTTTCCTACTTTGTTTTGTACTTGGCTTATTTGGGCTTGTACAAAGGAAACACGAATATCTTGGGGCATTTTGTGAAGAAACCTAGTGAACCATGTGTGATTCGCAACTaggacccaagaaaatttggTATGTTCTATGCACTTGAAGATGTCTATCACTTTGTGGACCAATTGAAACTTTCAATGGGTCTCCCAATGCGAATGGATAGTCAGATAATGAATATGACCCTTTCAACGATGAAGATTATGGGAGTGAGACACGTGATAATGATGTCTTAAGTGACTTCAAGTAAAGTATTCATATTCATATCATTGGAAATCATTATCATTTTGATGATGAGATAACTGAAATCTGGCAAAAAAGGGATATTTGAAAAACCACATGAGATCCCACAAAATGGGAGGATACACCTAGAAGTCAATCAATTGTTTATGGATGTGAATCATTTTAGTTAAGTTCTAAAGGATTTTTCTATCCAAGAGGGATTtccgttaaaaaaaattaaaaatgaaccaTCTAGAGTGCGCTAACTTATGATGTATTTGGAGGATACATGCATAACTAGttgataaaacaaattattttgtgaGATCTCATGAGTTAGAAGGATATATGCTCCATATCAATTTACATCATTACAAACTACttgataaaacaaattattttcccTATTTTGCAAATTGCACCAACCATATGGTTGTCCATTGTTTTAAAAGCATACTAAGTTTTTATGAAATGTTATAAAGCCAAAATATCACAAGAAATGAAGTTCAATTGTGATTTTAGAAAACTTTGAAACCTTTTTTGCAAACATAAAGTTATCATTTGAAATAGCTTGAAAA
The Glycine max cultivar Williams 82 chromosome 16, Glycine_max_v4.0, whole genome shotgun sequence genome window above contains:
- the LOC100788551 gene encoding scarecrow-like protein 8 codes for the protein MSSSGFPGGGGASEFFAGVGGFGGRSIPATSMNNPNAAASATNNNLHPLYRTQQQQQQQQQQNLPAMFLDPSSQIAQRQTPTLIGKRTLTEFQAYNQTNNNPNHVLSNLLLRTVKPRTTFSHNHMDFPVPELQSQNLYANQTQRFGVPLLHQLRPQPINLPNNGPVPMTGPNFGYRNSNLGFPPNQNRVRVSPPVSVPVQVQSSEPEKKIMDHRLLELEKQLLEDNDEEGEADAASVITTSEWSETYQNLISPGPVQKPVLTTTSPTSSTTSSTSSSSSVASPASGCSKQTLMEAASAIVEGKHDVAAEILNRLNGVNRSDRLTDCMVSALKSRMNPGEHPPPVAELFRKEHAESSQLLLDNSVCFKVGFMAANYAILEAAFEEKTENNRFCVVDFEIGKGKQYLHLLNALSARDQNAVVKIAAVAENGGEERVRAVGDMLSLLAEKLRIRFEFKIVATQKITELTRESLGCEVDEVLMVNFAFNLNKIPDESVSTENPRDELLRRVKRLAPRVVTIVEQEINANTAPFLARVAETLSYYSALLESIEATTAGRENNNNNLDRVRLEEGLSRKLHNSVACEGRDRVERCEVFGKWRARMSMAGFELKPLSQSMAESIKSRLTTANNRVNSGLTVKEENGGICFGWMGRTLTVASAWR